The following coding sequences are from one Arthrobacter sp. PvP023 window:
- a CDS encoding DUF5129 domain-containing protein, whose amino-acid sequence MRRALAAVLLVLLGLLCGSAAALAEPPVEIVVEDGAGVLDRTRLIPAVEAIDFYEPTRVAVFTYRGSADANLNEEVLRFARAEHPEWISGDGQKWADGLFIFAVDPVGRHVGTYMGEDRKVSLEQRENIQDASKDLLRDAQWTDGTIAGIRRGAELINQPWYRSTAFLVTAWSSVAAAVLGAAAWLIVRWRTRADSRKELARGDASYSNVSMDLQVTELNAGTIPESSRYGSTVLEKHRTFLARYKTATELANRAHALTPRAMSRRPNLKLVRDFADASAELDALDDVIADTNALLNRGSAWASAWDRQLAPFRSDLAALEQMLSKRHAAGDSATAAALRSFRDESHREIERWSAELAEGTISPETALDRLRDARTHLTELLKSHADTIIAGFAKTDREARLMREEMESSQAGTKVKHGRTYEPSILGTVYPSYYFFSVPAFNTGFSTGVGSVSTARGGGSTTGYGGSGGSFSGSGSSSSF is encoded by the coding sequence ATGCGGAGAGCACTGGCTGCCGTGTTGCTTGTATTGCTCGGCCTGCTCTGCGGTTCAGCCGCCGCCCTCGCGGAGCCGCCGGTGGAGATTGTGGTGGAAGACGGTGCCGGAGTCCTGGACCGCACCCGGCTGATCCCGGCGGTGGAAGCCATCGACTTCTACGAACCAACCCGGGTTGCCGTATTCACGTACCGGGGCTCGGCGGATGCCAACCTCAATGAAGAAGTCCTCCGCTTCGCCCGGGCCGAACATCCGGAATGGATCAGCGGGGACGGCCAGAAGTGGGCGGACGGTCTGTTCATTTTCGCCGTGGACCCGGTGGGACGCCATGTGGGCACCTACATGGGCGAGGACCGTAAAGTCTCCCTGGAACAGCGCGAGAACATCCAGGACGCCTCAAAGGATTTGCTTCGGGATGCCCAATGGACGGACGGAACCATCGCCGGCATCCGGCGCGGGGCGGAGCTGATCAACCAGCCCTGGTACCGGTCCACGGCATTTCTGGTGACGGCATGGAGCTCTGTGGCCGCGGCTGTCCTCGGTGCCGCGGCATGGTTGATTGTGCGCTGGCGGACCAGGGCGGACAGCCGCAAGGAGCTCGCCCGCGGGGACGCCAGCTACTCCAACGTCAGCATGGATCTGCAGGTCACCGAGCTGAACGCCGGCACCATTCCGGAGTCCTCGCGGTACGGCAGCACCGTCCTGGAGAAGCACCGCACGTTCCTGGCCAGGTACAAAACCGCCACCGAGCTGGCCAACCGGGCGCACGCGCTGACTCCACGGGCCATGAGCCGGCGGCCGAACCTCAAGCTGGTGCGGGATTTTGCCGACGCTTCCGCTGAACTGGATGCCCTGGATGACGTCATTGCGGACACCAACGCATTGCTCAACCGCGGATCAGCGTGGGCTTCCGCGTGGGACCGGCAACTCGCACCATTCCGCAGTGACCTGGCAGCCCTGGAACAAATGCTCAGCAAGCGGCACGCCGCGGGGGACTCGGCGACCGCAGCGGCGCTGCGGTCCTTCCGCGACGAGAGCCACCGGGAGATCGAACGGTGGTCGGCCGAACTCGCCGAGGGCACCATCAGCCCGGAAACGGCCCTGGACCGGCTGCGGGATGCCCGGACGCACCTGACTGAGCTCCTGAAAAGCCACGCAGACACAATAATCGCAGGCTTCGCCAAGACCGACCGGGAAGCCAGGCTGATGCGCGAGGAAATGGAGAGCTCCCAGGCCGGTACCAAGGTCAAGCACGGCCGTACCTACGAGCCCAGCATCCTTGGCACGGTCTATCCGTCGTACTACTTCTTCTCAGTCCCCGCCTTCAACACGGGGTTCAGCACCGGCGTGGGCAGCGTCAGCACAGCCCGCGGCGGGGGCAGCACCACCGGCTACGGCGGCAGCGGAGGCAGTTTTTCCGGGTCCGGGAGTTCGTCCAGTTTCTAG
- a CDS encoding DUF5671 domain-containing protein has protein sequence MAAQGLYEPDGEAMTAARTVPAPAAGSAQPTVRRLIVYTLLFALVVVTAIGLSGLLGRLLGAGTVLVAGDVAGLARSLAFTLIGGPMAAALWWFVWRRLDDAVERSSAGWGLYLTGMYAVSLITSATGLLSAAASVIGGERLGWQLSLSNGLVWAGVLAWHRWMWRHPRKSPSLIPDVPTVVGSVFGLIIGVGGTVTALANLLDTAIQGFTSSASIGDPWWRFVLQSLAWGAGGAAIWWWHWIHDGGRRLKTDFANVALVVVGILGAVLLTVGGTGTVLFVLLRLAFDRSDPVGEILEPLGAAIAAGAVGSLIWAYHRTVSMGRSDTTLQAAKLVTSGVGLVAAATGIGIVVNSALSIAATPLAGDGIRTLLLGGISALAVGGPLWWLTWKPGVPPEPTELGRRGRRVYLIAVFGLSAIVAVITLLVIGYRVFEFLLDDISGGSLVDRLRAPLGLLVATGLAAGYHFAVWRHDRSLTAAAAPRKRTVRKVILVAGGDPEPLVRVAAEVTGAIVTVWRKADAGTSDAADAGAATPGAATAGAATPGAATAGTATSGTAEGAAGDLPGRLAQALEGVAADRVLVVIGPGSRLEVIPLGSD, from the coding sequence ATGGCAGCTCAGGGTCTGTACGAACCGGACGGTGAAGCAATGACCGCCGCCCGGACGGTGCCTGCTCCGGCGGCGGGTTCCGCCCAGCCGACGGTCCGCCGCCTCATCGTATACACTCTGCTTTTCGCCTTGGTTGTGGTGACGGCCATCGGCCTGAGCGGCCTGTTGGGCCGGCTCCTCGGCGCCGGCACGGTGCTTGTCGCAGGCGACGTGGCAGGCCTGGCCCGGTCGCTGGCGTTCACACTGATCGGCGGGCCCATGGCAGCAGCCCTCTGGTGGTTCGTGTGGCGGCGGCTCGACGACGCCGTTGAGCGGTCCTCCGCGGGCTGGGGGCTTTACCTGACCGGCATGTATGCGGTTTCGCTCATCACGTCTGCCACCGGGCTGCTCAGCGCCGCGGCATCCGTCATCGGAGGCGAACGTCTGGGGTGGCAGCTGTCACTGTCCAACGGGCTGGTCTGGGCAGGAGTGCTGGCCTGGCATCGCTGGATGTGGCGGCATCCGCGAAAGAGCCCCTCGCTGATTCCGGATGTTCCGACGGTGGTGGGGTCGGTCTTCGGACTCATCATCGGTGTGGGCGGCACTGTGACAGCGCTCGCAAATCTCCTCGACACTGCGATCCAGGGCTTTACGTCATCTGCGTCCATCGGGGATCCGTGGTGGAGGTTCGTGCTGCAGTCGCTCGCCTGGGGCGCCGGCGGTGCCGCCATCTGGTGGTGGCATTGGATCCACGACGGCGGGCGCCGGCTGAAAACGGACTTTGCCAACGTGGCGCTGGTGGTGGTCGGAATCCTCGGGGCCGTTCTCCTGACTGTGGGTGGCACCGGCACTGTCCTGTTCGTCCTGCTCCGGCTGGCCTTTGACCGCTCGGACCCGGTCGGCGAAATCCTGGAACCGCTTGGCGCGGCGATAGCTGCGGGCGCGGTGGGTTCCCTCATCTGGGCCTACCACCGGACCGTTTCCATGGGACGGTCAGACACCACCCTGCAGGCAGCAAAGCTAGTGACCTCCGGCGTCGGCCTGGTTGCTGCGGCCACCGGCATCGGCATCGTGGTCAACTCGGCTCTTAGCATCGCAGCGACGCCTCTGGCCGGCGACGGTATTCGTACCCTCCTGCTGGGCGGCATCAGTGCCCTGGCAGTCGGGGGCCCGCTGTGGTGGCTGACCTGGAAGCCCGGGGTGCCGCCGGAACCGACTGAACTTGGCCGCCGCGGCCGGCGCGTTTACCTCATCGCAGTCTTCGGCCTGAGCGCGATCGTCGCCGTCATCACGCTCCTGGTGATCGGGTACCGGGTCTTCGAATTCCTGCTCGACGACATCAGCGGCGGCAGCCTGGTGGACCGCCTCAGGGCGCCCTTGGGCCTGCTCGTGGCCACGGGACTCGCCGCCGGCTACCACTTCGCGGTATGGCGGCATGACCGTTCCCTCACCGCAGCCGCTGCGCCCCGCAAACGCACGGTCCGGAAAGTGATCCTGGTGGCCGGCGGTGACCCGGAGCCGCTGGTTCGCGTGGCGGCGGAGGTTACCGGTGCGATTGTCACCGTCTGGCGGAAGGCCGACGCCGGGACCTCCGACGCTGCGGACGCCGGTGCCGCGACTCCCGGTGCTGCGACCGCCGGTGCCGCGACTCCCGGTGCTGCGACCGCCGGTACCGCGACTTCCGGTACTGCGGAGGGTGCGGCGGGCGACTTGCCCGGACGGCTCGCCCAGGCACTGGAGGGTGTCGCGGCGGACCGCGTCCTCGTAGTCATAGGCCCGGGATCGCGGCTCGAGGTGATCCCGTTGGGTTCGGACTGA
- a CDS encoding SulP family inorganic anion transporter: MRRDWILKAVPGIQLARTYQRSWLQSDLAAGAALSAALIPAGMAYAEAAGLPAITGLYASVVPMLFYAVFGPARVIIVGPDSSLAPMIAAAVLPLAGRDPDHAVALAGVLAILIGIFLVAGRIFRLGFVTGLLSKPIRVGYLNGIALAIMVSQFPRLLGITVSADSLPPRAAETAEAVLRGATNPVALLFGAATVAIIVAGRFLPGKVPGVLLAVVASIAAAAALDLKDAVPMVGALPAGLPAPALEGITMDDVAGLIGPAAGIALIAFADTSALSKSLAGRRGIHTSGNQEMGALGIANVASGMLGGFPVCGSSSRTPIALDAGARTPFSGIVAAALVVMFMVAAPGVTAFLPTTTLAAVVMVAAASLVDVKTLLRLVRMSKMETVLLIATFLGVAFVGVLQGIVIAIALSLIAFIRRAWDPYRTELASLEDIPGYHDLSRHPEGKRVPGLVIARFDAPLFFANGAVFAEHIRNLVANAPGPVKWVIVAAEAITDLDTTALDDLVELDDELAGQGISLVFAELKGPVKDRLLKFGVSSRFGPDHFFPTVNNAVRTYKRTFGI; encoded by the coding sequence GTGCGCCGCGATTGGATCCTGAAAGCCGTTCCGGGCATCCAGCTGGCACGGACATATCAGCGGTCTTGGCTCCAATCGGATCTGGCCGCCGGAGCAGCCCTGAGCGCGGCGCTGATTCCGGCCGGAATGGCCTACGCAGAAGCCGCCGGTCTTCCCGCGATCACGGGACTGTACGCGTCTGTGGTTCCCATGCTGTTCTACGCTGTTTTCGGGCCTGCCCGGGTGATCATCGTGGGGCCTGATTCTTCGCTGGCGCCCATGATCGCCGCCGCTGTGCTCCCCCTGGCAGGACGGGATCCTGACCATGCCGTGGCGCTCGCAGGTGTCCTGGCCATCCTCATTGGAATCTTCCTGGTCGCCGGCCGGATCTTCAGGCTGGGTTTCGTCACCGGACTGCTGTCCAAGCCGATCCGGGTGGGCTACCTCAATGGCATCGCGCTCGCCATCATGGTCAGCCAATTTCCCAGGCTGCTCGGCATCACGGTCTCAGCAGACTCGCTGCCGCCCCGGGCCGCGGAGACGGCCGAAGCCGTTCTGCGGGGAGCCACCAACCCCGTGGCGCTGCTGTTCGGGGCTGCGACGGTGGCAATCATCGTGGCCGGCCGCTTCCTCCCCGGCAAGGTGCCCGGCGTGCTCCTGGCTGTGGTGGCCTCCATCGCAGCGGCAGCCGCCCTGGACCTCAAGGATGCCGTGCCCATGGTCGGAGCGCTTCCGGCGGGCCTGCCCGCACCGGCCCTTGAGGGCATCACCATGGACGACGTTGCCGGTCTCATCGGCCCTGCTGCCGGTATCGCCCTGATCGCCTTTGCCGATACCTCGGCGTTGTCCAAAAGCCTCGCAGGACGGCGCGGCATCCACACAAGCGGCAACCAGGAAATGGGGGCGCTGGGGATCGCCAACGTGGCCAGCGGCATGCTGGGCGGCTTCCCGGTCTGCGGCAGCTCATCCCGGACACCGATAGCGCTCGACGCAGGGGCGCGCACCCCCTTCAGCGGCATCGTGGCCGCGGCCCTGGTAGTGATGTTCATGGTGGCAGCCCCCGGGGTGACAGCCTTCCTCCCCACCACCACACTGGCCGCCGTCGTCATGGTTGCAGCGGCCTCGCTGGTGGATGTCAAAACCCTGCTCCGGCTGGTCCGGATGAGCAAGATGGAAACGGTCCTGCTCATCGCCACGTTCCTTGGGGTCGCTTTTGTGGGGGTGCTGCAGGGCATTGTCATTGCCATTGCCCTCTCGCTGATCGCGTTCATACGGCGGGCGTGGGATCCGTACCGCACCGAACTGGCGAGCCTGGAAGACATCCCGGGCTACCACGACCTCAGCCGGCACCCGGAGGGCAAGCGCGTCCCCGGCCTGGTGATCGCCCGCTTCGATGCGCCGCTCTTCTTTGCCAACGGAGCGGTTTTTGCGGAACACATCCGCAATCTTGTGGCGAACGCCCCGGGGCCGGTGAAATGGGTCATTGTGGCCGCCGAGGCCATCACGGACCTGGACACCACCGCTTTGGACGACCTCGTGGAGCTCGACGACGAACTTGCCGGCCAAGGCATCAGCCTGGTTTTTGCAGAGTTGAAGGGACCGGTCAAGGACCGCCTGCTCAAGTTCGGCGTCAGCAGCAGGTTCGGACCGGACCACTTTTTCCCCACGGTCAACAACGCTGTGCGCACCTACAAGCGGACGTTCGGAATCTAG
- a CDS encoding endonuclease/exonuclease/phosphatase family protein has translation MRVISYNLRKHAARGELLDLARDFGIDALCLQECDTTDLPDTLGPLHLADSTKGNRLGLAIYYRMDRFTAFDTNTFALKKSLHDRVLAPAHERLIGTRVVDNETDHELVIASFHAAPLTASNSLRRKQIKAAHAELLGMGSGLMTLMVGDFNYPFFTKNLTEHMKNSGYELSLSDRRTYTRYKVFKGHFDFATSLGLDIESVETLPRGASDHLPILVSAEYGQDYGPIQGTPQP, from the coding sequence ATACGAGTCATCAGCTACAACCTTCGCAAGCACGCGGCACGCGGCGAACTGCTGGATCTGGCCCGCGACTTCGGGATAGATGCCTTGTGCCTGCAGGAATGCGACACCACGGATTTGCCGGACACGCTGGGCCCGCTTCACCTGGCCGATTCAACGAAGGGCAACCGGCTGGGGCTCGCCATCTACTACCGGATGGACCGATTCACGGCCTTTGATACCAACACGTTCGCGTTGAAGAAGTCGTTGCATGACCGGGTTCTGGCGCCGGCCCATGAGCGTTTGATCGGCACACGGGTGGTGGACAATGAAACGGACCATGAGCTGGTGATCGCCTCATTCCATGCGGCGCCCCTGACGGCCTCCAATTCGTTGCGCCGCAAACAGATCAAGGCGGCACACGCGGAGCTCCTGGGCATGGGCAGCGGCCTGATGACGCTTATGGTGGGCGACTTCAACTATCCGTTCTTCACCAAAAACCTCACCGAACACATGAAGAATTCCGGCTACGAACTCTCCCTCAGCGACCGGCGGACCTACACGCGGTACAAGGTCTTCAAGGGCCATTTCGATTTTGCCACGTCACTCGGCTTGGATATCGAGAGCGTGGAAACCCTGCCGCGCGGTGCTTCGGACCACCTTCCCATCCTGGTATCCGCGGAGTACGGCCAGGATTATGGCCCCATCCAGGGAACGCCGCAGCCCTGA